The nucleotide sequence tcagttttattgccattttggtccaaaaatgaaatcaagtcatacttgtcttataaaatcctgtaattttgtcattttcctcaggggcaaatcaggtcatatttgtcttataaaatatggtatttatttataaaaaaaaaatgatcattttgcccctgcggaaaataacaaaataacatgattttataagacaaatatgacctgatttatttttggaccaaaatggcaataaaactgaaaccacatggacccagatgcaaaaagtttgagttttggactacaGTGGTAAATTGACCAAACCATAGAGACCAAAATGATACTCTAACAAGAATAGGGTCAAATTCAaattcagttaaaaaaaattgccACTCTGAATAACCTGGTTCGATGAACATCTCTAATTAAAAGTGTAATTGTCTGAACATAGTTGTTCAAGTTGGAATCGGAAAGACACTCTCATTGGAAACTCGATTGTCCAAGATGGCTGCCTGATGAATTTCCAAACAACGTATACGAGGGGACAAAGTGGGAGGTGGAAAAATCGGCTCTAACAGGGAACAACTTTTTCACTCACTAATAGGTGAATATTTGCCTGTTATCACAGGAATCAAACACACTCATGCACGCACACACACGCACACGACATCTAGATATATAGAAGAGAACGGAGAATGAAGGAACTCTTTTCATTGCCGTAAACACAAAAACATGTTTACAACTCGCAAGGATCCGTATAACTTGACCGGGCGTACACAACCCAATCGAAACCTAACCCATTTAACTTGTTACATAATTCTCTTCCACAAGCATTTTGTACGTTATATGTtaaaataattatattataatataatcaTATATCAATCATTATTCATTCATTCAAATAAATTAGAAAAGAATGACAACAATGTTGAGAAAGCAAGCGTGATATAACAATCAAAACAATCTCAATAAGCTTTAACAGACGTAGAAGCCTTAGAAGCCAACACAGAACCATTATTCTTTTTTGTACAATCCTGACCGTTTCTTGAGGCCAAAGCAACCAAAAAAGGCCTCACACCACCACCGGCTCGGGCAACCGCAGCCATAGCCGGCATACGGTTACCATTACAGGCATGATCCGACTGAAACCGGTGCTTCAAACAGAACTTAATATGGCAAGACTTGCAGGAACTCGTATTCGAAAACGTAAGAATCTCCTTACACCGCCTAGCACCACACGtaggtttcttcttcttcttcggatCACAATCGTTAGATTTCTGATGCTGTTTGAGAAGCAAATTCATCTCAGCTTCTCCTCCTTTGCTGTTACGTGGAATCTCTATTGACATGGAGCATGTCTCGCATACTAAAACTTTTCTGCTGTTGTGATCTGAGTTTGTACAGTCGTGAGATTTGTACGATCGGTGTTCTACGCAGAAAACCTGTAAATTGTAATAGAGATTTGACAAACCGGTGAACATAATGTTAGGATCGGGTTGCAAAAACagacaaataaaataaataaactgtGGATTTATGAATTTACCTTGTGACAACCGTCGCATTTGAAAGGGAGGAAATCGAGTTGTTTACAATCGGAAAGCTGGCAGTGTTTGCCTAAATCTGGAAAAGCCTCTGTTCCTCCTCCCATGGTGATTGATTGATTAAGATGAATTGGGGAACAAGTTAAGATTTGAAGAAAGTGAAATTGATTATTATTTTGAGTATTCATAGATGATGATGAATTGGGGATTATATAGCTTTGGTTTGTCTTGGGGCGTAAGCCAGTACGTCGGCTTCTAGTTTCTTCTTTTTGTGTAGGCTGGATGAAGAGTCCGGTCCCACACGCTAACACGCGGTTGACTCGAGTCTTGGACCTTTAAATTGGGCTGGGATGGGCTTTACTAGTCGTTTTCGTACTTGGGTTGGATGCCAATAGCCCAAACAGTTTTTGTCCCACATTCTACTAATTTCATCACTTGGGCCGTAATTCAtaattttgttttttcttttttcgtTTTGATGTTTATGAGCCGTAAATAAAACAAACAACAATTTTTTGTAGACATTTAGACAACAAAATAACTAAGACATGAAATACCAAATTTTGTGATAGACGTGTGTTACCAAACTGTATTGTAAGTTTTGTTTTTTGTAAATTCAAACAATTGTTttatgaatttaaaaaaaaacatgttacCTTTTATAGTCGATGGAAGATGAATCAAAGATTTGGAATTATTTCTGTGTTTATACTCTACTTGACCGTGTTCATTCTAAATCTTATTCAGGTCAAGTGCAAAGTCATTACAATTCTGAGTTTAAGTTGGAACCAAAATTAAAACTTACTGAGACCTTAGAGGAAGGATTCCGGACTTGGGCCGGGCAAGAGTGTAATTGCCCTTTCTCGTGTGGTATGATATTGGCTATGTTTAcccctaaaaaaataaaaaaaaaataaaaataaaaaagtgaaCAACTTTTGGGCCAAAGTCGAGTATTTGTGggatttatttttttatacatgAATTGTCATGAAGTACCAATATCTCCTTTTATACAGAGGTGCACAAAACaggttttttttttagaattggAACAAGGTAGGATCTGGGTCCAGGTTTGGTCAACAACTGGTTCCGGCTGCATTCGGGTTTTTGACCGGGTTTTGGCTAGTTTGGATCCAGGCTAGTTTCGGTTCGGTTCCTTTTTCCAAACCCGGGTCTGGAACTAGTTTGTACCCATGGGACGGGTGGGGTAGGAACCGTATCCAGGTCGGATCTAGAACCGTGTTTCTTGTGCACATCTACTTTTTTGTAATGAACAACAAGAAAACTTTGCCCAATTGTAAAGGCAAGGAATTCAAAATAGTACACTTTCACAGTGGCGGATTCAGGAACTTTTTGCACAGGTTCTTTTTAATAAATTTTCACTAATTCTTAGTAaatttttccaaatcatacaaatTTTGCACAAGTTCTTTTTAATAAATTTTTACTAATTCTTAGTAaatttttccaaatcatacaaagCTTCCACTAATTTTTTATTACTAATTCTtagtaattttttatattttctctAAACCGAGGGGATTCCCAGGAACCTCAAAACACCCCTAGATCCGCCCCTGAACTTTCATAGTTTCATTTCTGTGACGTGTTAAAAGCATAATCCTCCccgttttcttttctttttctttttattattatttcattTTCCGTTAAGTATTTATTTATCATGGCCAACTGTATGTGCATTTTCAGTTTTCACATAATATGAGACCAAtcgatattattttttttatttataagtaaataattaaaattaatcaTATTCATATGATAAGAATAATCTTATACTATTAACAATACCTTTTAAGATGAGATCATGTTTTCAGATTGGGTGACTGGAATTTGTGAACATAAAGAAGCAAAGTTCGAGGAAAATAAGGATTGTAATATGAGGAAAGAAACACATTCTTCCACATATCCAACCCAAcaacattacagattatgcaataAAACCAAACAAGAAAAATACAcatttacatacaaacatacaacCTAGTAGTACTAAAACATTAACCCCAGAATAATAATTAAGCTTCAGGCCAGGCATCGTCATGATGAACAATTGGGCATTACTTATATGAATCGTAGCTTGCGTTGTTCATGTATCGAGCAAACTCAGAAGCATACGCAGTTCCTTTGTATGCCTTGTACTCGTTCCACCACGTCATTAAACTACTCCCCTTCAAGAAAATATCTGGTGACACTGTGTAGTTTTCGATCTCATGCATCACATAGACCTCAAATTCCTCCAATTCCTTATCAGCGTTGATCGACCCTCCATTCACCATGTTTCTTAACAAAATCAATGCCTCCTCAACATGTGCCCAGAAACAAGAATCCTCGGTAAGACTAGCAGCCTTGTTCCTTGTCACTTCACTTGAATTTGAGTCCTTGTCTTCATCTAACCACTTCTCTAACAACTTATAGTGGTTTGATCTATTCTCTATGTACTTTATGTTGCCCTTTTTGTAGTATTCAGCTATGTCTAGCGGCTCGACGATCTTTCTGTAGTTGTTCCCACCCAATAGCCAACGCTTACGCAACTTGGCGCCTTCTTTTTGTGGCATCCGATCCTTTTCCACAACTATATCCTTCCAATACTGGTTAAGACGGCCTTGATGCTTCAAAATTTCTTGTTGGCCCACAATTTCCTCTCTGGTTTTCGGATTCTTGTAACCATCATAGTAACCACAGCCTTTTCGTTTCTGTCCCGTCATATACCATTCCATATATGTGAGACTTATCTTCATTTCGTTTAGCTTTTTAGTAGGTTCATAAGGATTCTTCTTTCTTTTATTCAACTTTGCTTGATTCTCCATTTTCCCAATATCATCATTCGTTATATCGCTCAACACATCGACTTCCTTCAATTGCAATTTGATTTCCGCCCTCAACGAATTCAAGTTGAATTCATCCAATTCAGAACTCCCACGGTACAACACCTTCCTTCTGATCGAACTCAAAACGTTCGTGTAATCATAAACTTGTGAGCTATCTTCATTCGAAAACTTCATGGCATCTAGAACCGGCAGAATGGAATGTTGATCTTCAAAAGCCGTGTGACCACCTGATTCTGTGCAAAACAGGAAAGTTCCAAAGGGCTTGTATAGAGTATTTGATGAGAAAAAAgtagcaacaggatccttccttGCGACCACATTTAGAAAACTGAATTTCCATTGTGGGCGTTCATCGATGGCACTTTTGAAAGCTTTATCACCAATAAGAGGGGAACCGAAAGTTATGCAAATCGGCCTTTTGGTTTTCTTGGAACCATTTGATTCTTCCACATCTATGGCATGGTGCAGCCGCAGAGCGGAAAGAATCGCAAGGTATCCCCCAAGACCCGATCCAGTGATGATCAACGAGCTATTTATATACTGAAATAAAAAATATACACCAATAGTTAAGGACTTGTGTTTGATCACTTGATCTTGAATTAATCCAGATCTGCTATAACAAAATATACCTTATGTTCGAGCTCTTTGAGGTCGTCACCGAGCTGCTGAAACAGCTCAACAGCGGCTTTGTTAATGGAGAACGAAGAGTTGACTTTAGTGGGAATGAAGTCAACGACTTGGAGGTTTTCAGATGAAACTAAATCAAACTCTCCTGTAAGAAAACGAGTTGTGTAATCTGGGGGGCATGAGCTGAAAGCCAAAACAGTGTTTCCAGAACGAGTGGTGTGAAGTTCATAAGCCAAAGTAGTCTCTGAAATTGCTTGATAGGCATCTGGAATGACATCAATGCTGCCAAGAAACTTGCCTAGCTCGATTTCATTGTTAAACCTGCAAGTAGTTTTGTGTGGATCAAAAAACAAAATTAACAAACTTGAAACCCATTTTTATGACTCTAGAATGTTACTGAAATTAAAACGTACATGATTTTGCTCATCTTTGTTGTTGATTTGTTGGGTGTTTTGATGTTGATGTTGGAGATGATGGAATGGGAGGGAACTTTTATAGATTCGTTTTGGAAAGTGCGTAGAAATTTGTTAACATTTGCATCTAATTTTCGTGGTGATTGGTGATGCAtttctatttttctttttttttttttttataaaagtctTTGTCCACTGTAAAGTcgtgtttttaactttttattcgATTTAGACTATTAATTAAATATATTGATGGATATTGGTTTTCTAACGTTTTATTCGATTTAGACTATTAATTAAACTAGaatataaccccgtgtattacacgagtttaataaatgaattttatatactacataataaaacaatatatctttaaaagcctcctttattgcacgggttaaataaatataattttatatattaaataataaaaaaatatatctataAGAATcatattatacgggttgaataaatgtaattttatatataccaaataataaaaaagttatatctttcaAACCACGTGTagtacacaggttgaataaatgtaatattgtttaccaaataataaaaaagttataccTTTAAAAACCCTCATGTATTACACGTCTTGAATAAATATgaatttatataccaaataataagaaaattatatttaaaaaaactaatggatataCTCGGTACGCGATACATATGGTGATTGCGgagatgattattgaaaagaagatatagtggtcaaacatgttattcaataagtaaataaacagccatttgagtgataaaatataattatatttaaaaaaatccgtaataaatctaattttatacataaagtaatattaatattagagttaattacatagttagtccatgtggtttgcacaaaataacatacttaggtactaatagtttaaaattacATTccagggtattaacttttcattttgtaacgttttgaggtattaacttctagggtattaacatagttaatCCATgtagtttgcacaaaataacatacttaggtactaatagtttaacaaacaattaacgttaatacctccaaacgttacaaaatgaaaagttaataccctagaatgtgattttaaactattagtacctaagtatgttactttgtgcaaaccacagggactaactatgtaattaacttttaatattataaatgggaagtatacattaaatttagagttaattacatagttagtccatgtggtttgcacaaaataacatacttaggtactaatagtttagggtattaacttttcattttgtaacgtttggaggtattaacttctaaggtattaacatagttagtccctatggtttgcacaaaataacatagtTAGGTATTAATAGAATGTGATtataaacctacaaataacgttaatacctccaaacgttacaaaatgaaaagttaataccctagaatgtgattttaaactattagtacctaagtatgttactttatgcaaaccacagggactaactatgtaattaactcttaaatttaaaataaataataattatctatagttaagtagaaaagattaaacaaaataatatttagtagaagagttatctataatcaattagaagagattaaactaaataataattatccataagatattaaactaaataatatttagtaggagggttatctataattaattagaagaaattaaattaaaataataattatccataagacatggcctaatatgataaCAAGTGTTCCaaacatggtttcttttattatatagtatagatatagatatttgatggatatttttttttaagtaaacttcattaaaacgcAACGTATATAAATGTTTTTTAGAAACATTTATACGATATTGATGGTTTTagtaaagttttataaaaaaaagttttctattttaaataaataaaaaagtaagtATTTCTTACAAGCTTTTTTATACAACATTAATCATTTTTATACGATaaatatcgtatcgtatcgtataggtgtagtatatgtcacatattgacttcgtataagcctataagtgtgatatcgtatcgtatagcgtagtatatgtcccgtataggtgtagtatcgtATAGTATAATAAGTCTCGTATAAGCCTCGTATAGAACTATAGATGTAGTAtcataggcatatacaagacctataagggacctatacgagacttatagtacactatacgatacgatataacacccgtataggcctataggtgtagtataggtctcgtatagtactataggtgtggtttagatcccgtataggcctataggcatatacaagacctataaggaacctatacgagacttatactatacattatagatacgatacgatgcaatacgatacgatacgatgcaatatgatacgatactataggataccaTATACGCCTAtaagtgtagtataggtcccttataggcctataggtgtggtttaggtcccgtataggcctataggtgtggtttagatcccatataggcctataggcatatacaagacctatagggaaCCTATACGGGACTTATAGTATACATTATATGATACGATACGAtgcgatacgatacgatacgatactatactataGGATACCATCGgccacccgtataggcctataggtgtagtataggtcccgtatagtcctataggcatatacaagacctatagggaacctatacgaaacttatactatacactatacgatacgttGCAATACGATACAATACTTTAGGATACCATagaacacccgtataggcctataggcatatacaagacctatatgaGATTTATACGAGGTATATACGAGACTTATAGTATACGACGatacttaaaaatgtttttttaaagtaCTTATTATAGAACTTTGCTAAAACgataaataatgaataaaattgttttctaaaaaaatacaTCCTTTATATATGatgcgtataggcctatacgcggcatatataaagggtcaaaaagataattttaccacaggtttggggttaaaaaaaactaccctttatatacggtgtgtatagacctatacgcaacgtatataaagggtcaaaaagacaATGTTACCTCTGTTTTGGGCTACGTATAGCCCCTAAtccaggggtaaaatggtcttttttaCTATACAATGCAatatgatacgatacgatactatacgatacCATAAAACACCCGTATCAACTTATAGGTTtagtataggtcccttataggcctataggtgtggttaaTAAAATTAACGGTATAAAAATCTTAAACGGTATAATATTCGAACCGCACCGAGACTTGgtataataatttaatttaaatggAATAATATTGAAACAGTATAATATATTCTAACCGTACCCGaatatttcaaaatatttcaCGGTTTTAATTTAACAGTATAGTATGAAAACGGTATAATATATTCGAACCGTACacaagtatttaaaaataattaacggAATGATATTTAAACGTTTATAGCATTCGAACCGCACTAGACGTGGTATAATAATTTagtttaaacgataacaatataatatattcgaaccgtatatatattttaaaaaaaaattaacggaataTAATATTAATGGTATGACATTAACGGTTATATATTTTAAGCAATTTAACGTTGGAACCGGGTGAGAATTTATACCACAAATACATCAAAATAACCAAACAAAATTCTAATGGGTTATATACGATGCGTATAACTCTATACGCAGCATATATAAACCCTGGTTTTCTGTGCCAATGATTGCTGAGCAAGCTCTGAATTCCATGCAACTTATACGCTgcgcagtggcgaagcttgaaattttttacgggggtgtcgaaaacgtatatacccaaaaattcctatagaaccggggggtcgaaaacatatatacccaaaa is from Helianthus annuus cultivar XRQ/B chromosome 9, HanXRQr2.0-SUNRISE, whole genome shotgun sequence and encodes:
- the LOC110930761 gene encoding zinc finger AN1 domain-containing stress-associated protein 12; this encodes MNTQNNNQFHFLQILTCSPIHLNQSITMGGGTEAFPDLGKHCQLSDCKQLDFLPFKCDGCHKVFCVEHRSYKSHDCTNSDHNSRKVLVCETCSMSIEIPRNSKGGEAEMNLLLKQHQKSNDCDPKKKKKPTCGARRCKEILTFSNTSSCKSCHIKFCLKHRFQSDHACNGNRMPAMAAVARAGGGVRPFLVALASRNGQDCTKKNNGSVLASKASTSVKAY
- the LOC110930760 gene encoding senescence-associated carboxylesterase 101 — its product is MSKIMFNNEIELGKFLGSIDVIPDAYQAISETTLAYELHTTRSGNTVLAFSSCPPDYTTRFLTGEFDLVSSENLQVVDFIPTKVNSSFSINKAAVELFQQLGDDLKELEHKYINSSLIITGSGLGGYLAILSALRLHHAIDVEESNGSKKTKRPICITFGSPLIGDKAFKSAIDERPQWKFSFLNVVARKDPVATFFSSNTLYKPFGTFLFCTESGGHTAFEDQHSILPVLDAMKFSNEDSSQVYDYTNVLSSIRRKVLYRGSSELDEFNLNSLRAEIKLQLKEVDVLSDITNDDIGKMENQAKLNKRKKNPYEPTKKLNEMKISLTYMEWYMTGQKRKGCGYYDGYKNPKTREEIVGQQEILKHQGRLNQYWKDIVVEKDRMPQKEGAKLRKRWLLGGNNYRKIVEPLDIAEYYKKGNIKYIENRSNHYKLLEKWLDEDKDSNSSEVTRNKAASLTEDSCFWAHVEEALILLRNMVNGGSINADKELEEFEVYVMHEIENYTVSPDIFLKGSSLMTWWNEYKAYKGTAYASEFARYMNNASYDSYK